A genomic region of Hippoglossus hippoglossus isolate fHipHip1 chromosome 8, fHipHip1.pri, whole genome shotgun sequence contains the following coding sequences:
- the hid1a gene encoding protein HID1 isoform X2, which translates to MGSTDSKLNFRKAVIQLTTKTQPVEATDDAFWDQFWADTTTTVQDVFALVPAAEIRAVREESPSNLATLCYKAVEKLVQGAESGCPSEREKQVILNCTRILTRILPYIFEDQDWRGFFWSTVPGAGRAGTDELDDDDGARPLAESLLLAIADLLFCPDFTVHSHRRGPDSVESMQTIDSCEYIWEAGVGFAQSPPLNYIHDLNRTELLRLLLTCFSEAMYLPLSSDNSVLNPWVTFFCSTENRHALPLFTSLLNVVCAYDPVGYGIPYNHLLFSDYREQLVEQAVQILIVTLEHDGGVPHRPPSPSSIEEQESTGPENLFVNYLSRIHREEDFDFVLKGLARLLTNPLTQTYLPNSTKKIQFHQELLVLFWKLCDFNKKFLFFVLKSSDVLDILVPILFYLNDARADQSRVGLMHIGVFILLLLSGERNFGVRLNKPYSVHVPMDIPVFTGTHADLLIVVFHKIITTGHQRLQPLFDCLLTIVVNVSPYLKSLSMVAANKLLHLLEAFSTGWFLCSAAQNHHLVFFLLEAFNNIIQYQFDGNCNLVYAIIRKRNVFHQLANLPTDPASIQKALQRKRKSPDVISRTSSMETVSMEGSRPAVPAEPGTLKASLVAIPAIDKLTEKSQVSDDGTMVSIPKADSTHAVAPDQSAAAGTSDTESNSGRDNEDVFYTEAEMERRRLSSASSTSSWAPTPDWVLSWKCKLPLQTIMRLLQVLVPQVEKICIDKGLTDESEILKFLQHGTLVGLLPVPHPILIRKYQANAGTAMWFRTYMWGVVYLRNVDPPIWYDTDVRLFEIQRM; encoded by the exons ATGGGCAGCACCGACTCCAAACTGAACTTCAGGAAAGCGGTGATTCAGCTGACGACCAAAACACAG ccaGTGGAAGCCACAGACGATGCCTTCTGGGACCAGTTCTGGGcagacaccaccaccacagtcCAGGATGTTTTTGCACTGGTTCCAGCTGCAGAGATAAGAGCTGTTCGAGAAGAGTCCCCCTCAAATTTAGCAACCCTCTGCTATAAG GCCGTGGAGAAGCTGGTGCAGGGTGCAGAGTCCGGCTGCCCATCGGAGCGAGAGAAGCAGGTGATCCTGAACTGCACTCGCATCCTGACCCGCATCCTCCCATACATCTTTGAGGACCAGGACTGGAGAGGATTCTTCTGGTCGACCGTGCCTGGCGCTGGGCGGGCCGGG ACAGATGAGCTGGACGACGATGACGGAGCTCGACCACTGGCCGAGTCGCTGCTCCTGGCCATCGCCGACCTTCTCTTCTGCCCCGACTTCACGGTGCACAGCCACAGGAGAGGCCCA GACTCGGTAGAGAGCATGCAGACTATAGACAGCTGTGAGTACATCTGGGAGGCAGGGGTGGGCTTTGCACAGTCCCCCCCTCTCAACTACATCCATGACCTGAACAG GACAGAGTTGCTGAGATTGTTACTAACCTGCTTTTCGGAGGCCATGTACCTGCCTCTGTCATCGGACAACAGCGTCCTCAACCCCTGGGTGACTTTCTTCTGCTCCACAGAAAATAG ACATGCTCTGCCTCTGTTCACCTCTCTGCTGAATGTGGTGTGCGCCTATGACCCAGTGGGCTACGGCATCCCGTACAACCACCTGCTCTTCTCGGACTACCGGGAGCAGCTGGTGGAGCAGGCCGTACAGATCCTCATAGTGACGCTCGAGCACGATGGAGGGGTTCCCCACCGCCCTCCGTCGCCATCCAGCATCGAGGAACAAGAG TCGACAGGGCCTGAGAACCTGTTTGTGAATTACCTGTCGAGGATTCACAGGGAGGAG GACTTTGACTTTGTGTTGAAGGGCCTAGCTCGTCTGCTGACCAACCCTCTGACTCAGACCTATCTGCCAAACTCCACGAAGAAGATCCAGTTCCATCAAGAGCTGTTGGTTCTCTTCTGGAAGCTCTGCGACTTCAATAAG AAGTTCCTGTTTTTTGTCCTAAAGAGCAGTGATGTGCTGGATATTCTGGTTCCCATACTCTTCTACCTGAACGATGCCAGGGCTGACCAGT CCCGTGTTGGACTCATGCACATCGGCGTGTTCATTTTGCTGCTGTTGAGCGGGGAGAGGAACTTTGGCGTGCGCTTGAATAAGCCCTACTCCGTCCATGTGCCGATGGACATCCCGGTGTTCACAGGGACTCACGCTGACCTGCTCATAGTG gTTTTTCACAAGATTATCACCACAGGCCACCAGCGTCTCCAGCCTCTGTTTGACTGCCTGCTCACCATCGTTGTGAATG TGTCTCCCTACTTGAAGAGCCTTTCCATGGTGGCAGCAAATAAACTGCTCCACCTGCTGGAGGCCTTCTCCACCGGCTGGTTCCTGTGCTCTGCAGCCCAGAACCACCACCTTGTGTTCTTCCTTCTTGAGGCTTTTAACAACATTATCCAGTACCAGTTTGACG GAAACTGTAACCTGGTGTACGCCATCATCCGCAAACGTAACGTGTTCCACCAGCTGGCCAACCTTCCAACTGATCCCGCTTCCATTCAAAAGGCtttgcagaggaagaggaagtcccCGGACGTCATTTCCCGCACAAGCTCCATGGAGACGGTGTCCATGGAGGGCTCTCGTCCTGCTGTGCCGGCGGAGCCTGGTACTCTGAAGGCCAGTCTGGTCGCCATACCAG CCATTGATAAACTCACAGAGAAGTCCCAGGTGTCAGATGATGGCACCATGGTGTCCATCCCCAAGGCCGACTCCACACACGCTGTCGCCCCGGACCAAAGTGCAGCCGCAGGGACCAGTGACACGGAGTCGAACTCAGGCAGAGACAATGAA GATGTTTTCTACACTGAAGCTGAAATGGAGAGGAGACGTTTGTCGAGTGCGTCTTCTACATCATCTTGGGCTCCAACACCAGACTGG GTTCTCTCCTGGAAGTGTAAGCTACCCTTGCAGACTATCATGCGTCTTCTACAAGTGTTAGTTCCTCAGGTGGAGAAGATCTGCATTGACAA GGGTCTGACAGATGAATCAGAGATCCTGAAGTTTCTCCAGCATGGCACATTAGTGGGCCTGCTGCCTGTTCCTCACCCCATCCTCATCAGAAAGTATCAGGCCAACGCAGGCACTGCCATGTGGTTTCGCACTTACATGTGGGGTGTCGTCTATTTGCG CAATGTGGACCCTCCTATCTGGTACGACACTGATGTCCGCCTGTTTGAGATCCAGAGGATgtag
- the amn gene encoding protein amnionless, with the protein MLKTPDVLLLLCLVGAADALYKQWIPNTNYENKTNWDKGAVPCGSDIVQFSAQRKVSVFLETAHAVQELRLPVDGEFILYEGAGFYVVSGPDPDCGQGVTAQFNDSDSLQWFDPALWQAAATQDELQRRQFLFSVHEESVPCQYDDVVFEALSSFRVDTSSSQSNIPVKSVSVLGEMFDSRSEFSQYLSSRSGQLQFHGSSAVTVGNPGCGDPSGCECGNSVNRQRICSSVTCASPNCKKPLFPVGHCCEVCGAIITIHYAASFDLQSYRQRIHQLFLAWPQYETIQLGMSKVFKSQRLMGIVPFGSAPEIQVVITDGETGAQSEALAWEILEDARSHGPKLGVAATELQASSGNNQSGGNTGMVVGVVFGVLIMISLIITVVALIHKGVVQMPSMPSVPSLRSFRRKNDTGDLGGSLDHGFNNPMFDDLNMIPDLPGLHGNEINSISITQTGGVYFVNPVYDENETDFNA; encoded by the coding sequence ATGCTGAAAACACCAGACgtgctccttctcctctgtcttgtCGGGGCCGCGGACGCCCTGTACAAGCAGTGGATCCCCAACACCAACTACGAGAACAAGACCAACTGGGACAAAGGAGCTGTTCCGTGTGGCAGTGACATAGTTCAGTTCTCAGCCCAAAGgaaagtgtctgtgtttttggaGACCGCGCATGCTGTGCAGGAGCTGAGGCTGCCAGTTGACGGAGAGTTCATCCTGTATGAAGGAGCTGGATTTTATGTTGTGTCCGGACCAGATCCAGACTGCGGACAAGGTGTCACTGCCCAGTTCAACGATTCAGACTCCCTGCAGTGGTTTGACCCAGCCCTGTGGCAGGCAGCTGCAACACAGGATGAACTGCAGCGTCGACAATTCCTGTTCTCGGTCCACGAGGAGAGCGTCCCCTGCCAGTACGATGATGTCGTTTTCGAAgccctctcctccttcagagTGGACACCAGCTCCAGTCAGTCCAACATCCCGGTGAAATCTGTATCTGTGCTGGGGGAGATGTTTGACAGCAGATCTGAGTTTTCACAGTATCTCAGCTCACGCTCTGGTCAGCTGCAGTTTCATGGATCCTCGGCAGTCACTGTCGGGAATCCAGGCTGCGGGGATCCTTCTGGCTGCGAGTGTGGGAACTCTGTGAACCGTCAGCGGATCTGTAGCAGTGTGACATGCGCGTCCCCGAACTGCAAGAAGCCTCTCTTCCCTGTCGGACACTGCTGTGAGGTATGCGGTGCCATCATCACGATCCATTATGCCGCCAGTTTCGACCTACAGAGTTACAGGCAAAGGATCCATCAGCTCTTTCTTGCATGGCCACAGTATGAAACCATCCAGCTGGGCATGTCTAAAGTCTTCAAGTCCCAGCGTTTGATGGGGATCGTCCCTTTCGGCAGCGCACCTGAGATCCAGGTGGTTATTACGGACGGAGAGACGGGGGCACAGTCAGAGGCCCTGGCCTGGGAGATCTTGGAGGATGCCCGTTCCCATGGCCCTAAGCTCGGAGTCGCTGCGACCGAACTTCAAGCCTCCTCTGGTAACAACCAGTCTGGAGGCAACACAGGGATGGTGGTTGGAGTTGTATTCGGAGTCTTGATCATGATTTCGCTCATTATCACTGTGGTCGCCCTGATTCACAAGGGCGTCGTTCAAATGCCATCAATGCCGTCGGTGCCTTCTCTGAGGAGCTTCAGGAGAAAGAATGACACAGGCGACCTTGGGGGGTCTCTTGACCATGGATTCAACAACCCAATGTTTGACGACCTCAACATGATCCCTGACCTTCCCGGTCTGCACGGGAATGAAATCAACTCAATTTCCATCACTCAGACAGGTGGTGTGTACTTTGTGAATCCAGTTTATGACGAGAATGAAACTGACTTTAATGCCTGA
- the hid1a gene encoding protein HID1 isoform X1 translates to MGTLCRCGRWTVLRSVCQIKLCSPLLPGEREAVFTLPLGRPGLWPVEATDDAFWDQFWADTTTTVQDVFALVPAAEIRAVREESPSNLATLCYKAVEKLVQGAESGCPSEREKQVILNCTRILTRILPYIFEDQDWRGFFWSTVPGAGRAGTDELDDDDGARPLAESLLLAIADLLFCPDFTVHSHRRGPDSVESMQTIDSCEYIWEAGVGFAQSPPLNYIHDLNRTELLRLLLTCFSEAMYLPLSSDNSVLNPWVTFFCSTENRHALPLFTSLLNVVCAYDPVGYGIPYNHLLFSDYREQLVEQAVQILIVTLEHDGGVPHRPPSPSSIEEQESTGPENLFVNYLSRIHREEDFDFVLKGLARLLTNPLTQTYLPNSTKKIQFHQELLVLFWKLCDFNKKFLFFVLKSSDVLDILVPILFYLNDARADQSRVGLMHIGVFILLLLSGERNFGVRLNKPYSVHVPMDIPVFTGTHADLLIVVFHKIITTGHQRLQPLFDCLLTIVVNVSPYLKSLSMVAANKLLHLLEAFSTGWFLCSAAQNHHLVFFLLEAFNNIIQYQFDGNCNLVYAIIRKRNVFHQLANLPTDPASIQKALQRKRKSPDVISRTSSMETVSMEGSRPAVPAEPGTLKASLVAIPAIDKLTEKSQVSDDGTMVSIPKADSTHAVAPDQSAAAGTSDTESNSGRDNEDVFYTEAEMERRRLSSASSTSSWAPTPDWVLSWKCKLPLQTIMRLLQVLVPQVEKICIDKGLTDESEILKFLQHGTLVGLLPVPHPILIRKYQANAGTAMWFRTYMWGVVYLRNVDPPIWYDTDVRLFEIQRM, encoded by the exons ATGGGCACACTTTGCAGATGCGGCAGGTGGACCGTGCTGAGATCAGTGTGCCAGATAAAGCTGTGCTCCCCACTGCTGCcaggggagagggaggctgTGTTTACATTGCCATTAGGCAGGCCAGGCCTCTGG ccaGTGGAAGCCACAGACGATGCCTTCTGGGACCAGTTCTGGGcagacaccaccaccacagtcCAGGATGTTTTTGCACTGGTTCCAGCTGCAGAGATAAGAGCTGTTCGAGAAGAGTCCCCCTCAAATTTAGCAACCCTCTGCTATAAG GCCGTGGAGAAGCTGGTGCAGGGTGCAGAGTCCGGCTGCCCATCGGAGCGAGAGAAGCAGGTGATCCTGAACTGCACTCGCATCCTGACCCGCATCCTCCCATACATCTTTGAGGACCAGGACTGGAGAGGATTCTTCTGGTCGACCGTGCCTGGCGCTGGGCGGGCCGGG ACAGATGAGCTGGACGACGATGACGGAGCTCGACCACTGGCCGAGTCGCTGCTCCTGGCCATCGCCGACCTTCTCTTCTGCCCCGACTTCACGGTGCACAGCCACAGGAGAGGCCCA GACTCGGTAGAGAGCATGCAGACTATAGACAGCTGTGAGTACATCTGGGAGGCAGGGGTGGGCTTTGCACAGTCCCCCCCTCTCAACTACATCCATGACCTGAACAG GACAGAGTTGCTGAGATTGTTACTAACCTGCTTTTCGGAGGCCATGTACCTGCCTCTGTCATCGGACAACAGCGTCCTCAACCCCTGGGTGACTTTCTTCTGCTCCACAGAAAATAG ACATGCTCTGCCTCTGTTCACCTCTCTGCTGAATGTGGTGTGCGCCTATGACCCAGTGGGCTACGGCATCCCGTACAACCACCTGCTCTTCTCGGACTACCGGGAGCAGCTGGTGGAGCAGGCCGTACAGATCCTCATAGTGACGCTCGAGCACGATGGAGGGGTTCCCCACCGCCCTCCGTCGCCATCCAGCATCGAGGAACAAGAG TCGACAGGGCCTGAGAACCTGTTTGTGAATTACCTGTCGAGGATTCACAGGGAGGAG GACTTTGACTTTGTGTTGAAGGGCCTAGCTCGTCTGCTGACCAACCCTCTGACTCAGACCTATCTGCCAAACTCCACGAAGAAGATCCAGTTCCATCAAGAGCTGTTGGTTCTCTTCTGGAAGCTCTGCGACTTCAATAAG AAGTTCCTGTTTTTTGTCCTAAAGAGCAGTGATGTGCTGGATATTCTGGTTCCCATACTCTTCTACCTGAACGATGCCAGGGCTGACCAGT CCCGTGTTGGACTCATGCACATCGGCGTGTTCATTTTGCTGCTGTTGAGCGGGGAGAGGAACTTTGGCGTGCGCTTGAATAAGCCCTACTCCGTCCATGTGCCGATGGACATCCCGGTGTTCACAGGGACTCACGCTGACCTGCTCATAGTG gTTTTTCACAAGATTATCACCACAGGCCACCAGCGTCTCCAGCCTCTGTTTGACTGCCTGCTCACCATCGTTGTGAATG TGTCTCCCTACTTGAAGAGCCTTTCCATGGTGGCAGCAAATAAACTGCTCCACCTGCTGGAGGCCTTCTCCACCGGCTGGTTCCTGTGCTCTGCAGCCCAGAACCACCACCTTGTGTTCTTCCTTCTTGAGGCTTTTAACAACATTATCCAGTACCAGTTTGACG GAAACTGTAACCTGGTGTACGCCATCATCCGCAAACGTAACGTGTTCCACCAGCTGGCCAACCTTCCAACTGATCCCGCTTCCATTCAAAAGGCtttgcagaggaagaggaagtcccCGGACGTCATTTCCCGCACAAGCTCCATGGAGACGGTGTCCATGGAGGGCTCTCGTCCTGCTGTGCCGGCGGAGCCTGGTACTCTGAAGGCCAGTCTGGTCGCCATACCAG CCATTGATAAACTCACAGAGAAGTCCCAGGTGTCAGATGATGGCACCATGGTGTCCATCCCCAAGGCCGACTCCACACACGCTGTCGCCCCGGACCAAAGTGCAGCCGCAGGGACCAGTGACACGGAGTCGAACTCAGGCAGAGACAATGAA GATGTTTTCTACACTGAAGCTGAAATGGAGAGGAGACGTTTGTCGAGTGCGTCTTCTACATCATCTTGGGCTCCAACACCAGACTGG GTTCTCTCCTGGAAGTGTAAGCTACCCTTGCAGACTATCATGCGTCTTCTACAAGTGTTAGTTCCTCAGGTGGAGAAGATCTGCATTGACAA GGGTCTGACAGATGAATCAGAGATCCTGAAGTTTCTCCAGCATGGCACATTAGTGGGCCTGCTGCCTGTTCCTCACCCCATCCTCATCAGAAAGTATCAGGCCAACGCAGGCACTGCCATGTGGTTTCGCACTTACATGTGGGGTGTCGTCTATTTGCG CAATGTGGACCCTCCTATCTGGTACGACACTGATGTCCGCCTGTTTGAGATCCAGAGGATgtag
- the LOC117765787 gene encoding proton channel OTOP2-like, translating to MKTAACQIFRTCNKLFSGKTPNDIVEAHPSNIETAAHLENIQQLPSPSQTPSVEAVMERAHHGGGWLLSGIICMNILMVGCALISGSAISGVITTVHQQIFIIVLLLLTMLWMFTYTVFTSRKDPAQFKDSHAGPVWLRVGLVLFGLLSLLMDSFKIGNYVGYLHCDSAVKVAFPVVQAVFLFSQTYFLWTHAKDCVQMHTNFTRCGLTLTLSTNLVVWMAAVTEESIHQTDLPDLNTSVSHKMYRASYGDRRCKCSHSMCETFKEAFYYLYPFNIEYSLFASAMAYVMWKNVGRLVDDHSHHNIKFRPKDVCFGPVTGILLVLSGLVTFILYEVGILEEEKEKRNEALLIHFITNVVIVSLMSIAATIGCVVYRLDRREHVSEKNPTRTLDMALLVGASMGQLVISYFSIVAVVATGARGHLNALNLAWAVLMVLELGLQNYFIIEGLHREPFHVMQEAALHTNAHSFHEHIETMVVMEGNKFNYFLNLSVDKPNWKRRILKEVCAFLLLANIIMWIMPAFGARPQFDHPVETKLYKFTTWAAIVNVGLPFGIFYRMHSVASLFEVFLIS from the exons ATGAAAACTGCAGCTTGTCAGATTTTCCGGACCTGCAACAAACTCTTCTCGGG AAAAACCCCAAACGACATCGTGGAGGCCCATCCGTCAAACATAGAAACGGCAGCACATTTGGAAAACATCCAACAGTTGCCCAGCCCGTCCCAGACTCCCAGTGTGGAGGCAGTGATGGAGCGGGCCCACCACGGTGGCGGCTGGCTCCTGTCGGGCATCATCTGCATGAACATCCTGATGGTGGGCTGTGCTTTGATCAGCGGCAGTGCCATCAGCGGGGTCATCACCACCGTGCACCAGCAAATCTTCatcatcgtcctcctcctcctcacaatgCTGTGGATGTTCACCTACACCGTCTTCACCTCTCGAAAGGATCCAGCCCAGTTCAAAGACAGCCATGCGGGGCCGGTGTGGCTCAGAG TTGGACTTGTGCTGTTCGGCCTCCTCAGTCTCCTCATGGACTCATTCAAGATTGGCAACTATGTGGGCTACCTTCACTGTGACTCGGCCGTTAAAGTCGCCTTCCCTGTCGTGcaagctgtgtttttgttttcccag aCATACTTCCTGTGGACTCATGCGAAAGACTGTGTACAGATGCATACGAATTTTACTCG GTGCGGGCTCACTCTTACACTGTCAACGAACCTGGTCGTGTGGATGGCAGCAGTGACTGAGGAATCGATTCACCAAACTGACCTTCCTGATTTAAATACCAGCGTCTCTCACAAGATGTACAGAG CGAGCTACGGGGATAGAAGGTGCAAATGCAGCCACTCGATGTGCGAAACCTTCAAAGAGGCCTTCTACTACCTGTACCCCTTCAACATCGAGTACAGCCTCTTTGCCTCTGCGATGGCGTACGTCATGTGGAAGAACGTGGGTCGACTCGTGGACGaccacagccaccacaacatcAAGTTTCGTCCAAAGGATGTGTGTTTCGGACCCGTGACGGGAATTCTTCTGGTTCTGTCGGGACTCGTGACGTTCATACTGTACGAGGTGGGCatactggaggaggagaaggagaagagaaacgAGGCCTTGCTGATTCATTTCATCACCAATGTCGTGATAGTGAGCCTGATGTCCATCGCCGCCACGATCGGCTGCGTCGTCTACAGGCTCGACCGCAGGGAGCACGTGTCGGAGAAGAACCCAACTCGAACCCTGGACATGGCGCTGCTGGTGGGAGCCTCGATGGGACAGCTGGTCATCAGCTATTTCTCTATCGTGGCCGTGGTGGCGACGGGAGCCAGGGGCCACCTGAACGCCCTCAACCTGGCGTGGGCCGTGCTGATGGTGCTCGAGCTCGGCCTCCAGAACTACTTCATCATCGAGGGCTTGCACCGGGAGCCCTTCCACGTGATGCAGGAGGCGGCTCTGCACACAAACGCTCACAGCTTCCACGAACACATAGAGACGATGGTGGTAATGGAGGGCAACAAGTTCAACTACTTCCTGAACTTGAGTGTCGACAAGCCAAATTGGAAGAGAAGAATACTGAAGGAAGTGTGTGCCTTTCTGCTGCTCGCCAACATCATA ATGTGGATCATGCCTGCATTCGGCGCTCGTCCCCAGTTCGATCACCCCGTGGAGACAAAACTCTACAAGTTCACAACGTGGGCTGCGATTGTGAACGTTGGACTTCCTTTTGGGATCTTCTACCGCATGCACTCAGTGGCCAGTCTGTTCGAGGTCTTCTTGATCTCCTAG
- the LOC117765792 gene encoding uncharacterized protein LOC117765792 has protein sequence MLTENRKRQRSAGDEEGGHLVPQAKRQSRAHPLSPEPGRDAWDSESSNSESSISSPEHAAGSCSSRCAVGPCSPLSSGDSSELAGPTDLVSYLQINRLLREAHFQSLESRVHLRDT, from the exons ATGTTGACTGAAAACAG GAAACGACAGCGCAGTGCTGGTGATGAGGAGGGTGGCCACCTGGTGCCCCAAGCCAAGAGGCAAAGCAGagctcaccctctctctccggAGCCCGGCCGGGATGCCTGGGACTCCGAG TCATCCAACAGTGAGAGCAGCATCAGCAGTCCAGAACATGCAGCTGGGAGCTGTAGCAGTCGGTGTGCTGTGGGCCCCTGCAGTCCCCTCAGCTCTGGCGACTCCTCAGAACTGGCCGGCCCCACAGACCTGGTGTCCTACCTCCAGATCAACCGCCTCCTGAGGGAGGCGCACTTCCAGAGCCTAGAGAGCCGAGTCCATCTCAGAGACACGTGA